Within the Deltaproteobacteria bacterium genome, the region AATTGGATGGGGTGCCAGGACTCGAACCTGGGAATGACAGAATCAAAATCTGTTGTCTTGCCAACTTGACTACACCCCAACACGGGACTCCCAAGCGAGGTCAAAGCGGGCAGACCAAGTGGTCATCAGCCTAGTTCGTTTGGATGTACAGATTTAGGGAAATAGCTGGAAACAGGCAAGAAAAATTCGAGTGATGGGGAGTCCGACCAAGGTTTTCTCCCCATCACTCTTCGAAATGAACCCAAGGATTAAGCAGGGCCCGGGTTCAAAAGGTGTGTTTGATTAAAAAAGCGGCACGGCGCGACATCGATCGGGTATCGCCCGATCATCTATGGGCCAGCGTCGACTAGTCGTCGTATTTGCGGCGAACCGCCTCTAACGAACTAGACATAGACGTGATCTCTTTTTCGTAAGCCTCGAACACCATCTTTTCGATGTGTGCACGGGTCTCTTGATTCAAAGGATGAGCGATATCTTTAAACTGACCGTCTTTGCGCTTCTTAGACGGCATCGCAACGAAGAGTCCGCCGGTGCCTTCGATGATTTTAAGATCGCGCACGACAAAGCAGTCATCGATGGTGATCGAGACGTACGCCTTCAAGCGATCTTCGTTTACGGGAAATACCTTCACCTCGGTGATAACCATGGCGCTCCTCCAAAGTTGCGAATCGCGGATGCCTGATATGCTTGTCACAGCATAACGGAACTTTAGTCGGGGCACTTAAACTAAGAGGTAAAGTGTTTCATCTTGAGACAGTGTATGTGATTTATTCTTTGATTTCGATCCAATCGTCTTGAATCGGCTTACCAGTTTTCTTGATATTTGGATCAAGCGATTTCCTTTCCGGTTAAAGGGAGCGTCACCACGAACCGCGTGTTTGATGACTTTGCATCGTAGTAGATTTTGCCGCTGTGGCTTTCCACCAAGCCCTTTGAAATGCTTAATCCTAGCCCGGTGCCGTGTCCCACAGCTTTAGTAGTAAAAAATGGTTGAAACAGTTTCTCTACCAATTCCGGCGGAATTCCTAAGCCTGAATCCGTAACGCTGAATTCGATGTTGCCTCCTACCTGTTGAAGATCGAGGCGAACCCATTTTTCCGGAAGTTCCTGGACTTCGT harbors:
- the spoVG gene encoding septation regulator SpoVG — translated: MVITEVKVFPVNEDRLKAYVSITIDDCFVVRDLKIIEGTGGLFVAMPSKKRKDGQFKDIAHPLNQETRAHIEKMVFEAYEKEITSMSSSLEAVRRKYDD